CCGGCTCTTCAAGCAGGAGAACGTCGAGAAGGCCCACGAGTTCTTCGAGAAGTACGGCCCGAAGTCGCTGGTGCTGGCCCGCTTCGTGCCCATCGTCCGGACGTTCACGCCGATCATCGCCGGTGTGAGCCGGATGGACTACCGCTCCTTCATCACGTTCAACATCATCGGCGGCATCCTCTGGGGCGTCGGCGTGACGCTGCTCGGGGCGGCCCTCGGCAAGATCGACTTCGTGCACGAGAACATCGAGATGATCCTCATCCTGATCGTGCTGATCTCCGTGGTGCCGATCCTGATCGAGTTCCTGCGCGCCCGGAGCAAGTCCAAGAAGGAAGGCGCAGCGCAGCAGGGCGACGACCACGGCCCCTCGGACGGCGGACCCGCGGCCGGCCCCCACGGCGGAACGGACGAGGACGGCCAGGGCCCTGCCGCCCACCAGTACACGGGCGACCGGGCCGCCCCGTACGGCGGCGGCGCGTACGGCAGCCAGTACGGCAGCACCGACCAGGGCGCCCAGTACGGCGACAGCGGGTACGGCGGCGGCCAGGCGGACCAGTACGGCCAGGGCGGAAGGCAGCAGGCAGGCGGCCAGTACGGCGGCCAGGACACCCCGTACGGCGGTCAGTACGCCGGCAGCCAGGGTGCCCAGTACTCCGGCGGTCAGTTCGGCGCGCCGGGCCAGGGCGGTCAATACGGCGCGCCGGGCCAGGGCGGACAGTACGGCGCCCCGGACCAGGGCGGACAGTACGGCGCCCCGGACCAGGGCGGTCAGCACGGCGCGCCTCAGGGGCAGTACGGCGGCGGCCAGTACGTGGCCGGTCAGGGCGGCCAGTACGGCGGTCAGTACGCCGGCGGCCAGGGTGCCCAGTACGACGGAGGCCAGTACGGCGCCCCGGACCAGGGCGGCCAGTACGGCGCCCCGGACCAGGGCGGACAGTACGGCGCCCCGGACCAGGGCGGACAGTACGGCGCCCCTCAGGGGCAGTACGACGGAGGCCAGCACGGCGGCGGTCAGTACGAGGCCGGTCAGGGTGGCCAGTACGGCGCCGGACACGACGGCCGGTACGCGAACGGCCGGCCCGGTCGCCCCGGTGA
The DNA window shown above is from Streptomyces sp. Alt3 and carries:
- a CDS encoding DedA family protein, yielding MNTLALGPSWLDPDYLLNTFGLPGLLLIVFAESGLLIGFFLPGDSLLFTTGLLVTTGDLKYPLWLVCVLVALAAIIGDQVGYLFGRKVGPALFKRPDSRLFKQENVEKAHEFFEKYGPKSLVLARFVPIVRTFTPIIAGVSRMDYRSFITFNIIGGILWGVGVTLLGAALGKIDFVHENIEMILILIVLISVVPILIEFLRARSKSKKEGAAQQGDDHGPSDGGPAAGPHGGTDEDGQGPAAHQYTGDRAAPYGGGAYGSQYGSTDQGAQYGDSGYGGGQADQYGQGGRQQAGGQYGGQDTPYGGQYAGSQGAQYSGGQFGAPGQGGQYGAPGQGGQYGAPDQGGQYGAPDQGGQHGAPQGQYGGGQYVAGQGGQYGGQYAGGQGAQYDGGQYGAPDQGGQYGAPDQGGQYGAPDQGGQYGAPQGQYDGGQHGGGQYEAGQGGQYGAGHDGRYANGRPGRPGEYTDGDPYGDRPAARPGDGQEDDPGRYGWQDRR